ATACATAAAGCATACCTGCCACACATGCGTGTCAACCGGAATGGCATGGTGCTGATCGAGAGAGAAGAGAGCAATACATGCTGCTACCTTGGGACCAACTCCAGGTAAAGTACATAGAGCATCAATGGCCTCTTGAAGATCCAGTTTACGAAGAGAGAGAAGCCATTGAGCACCTCCATCCGGTTTTGATTGCAAAACATCAACTGTGCCAGTAATGTACTTGGCCCTGCTCACCCACATCATGAAATACCCACATAAGCCACGAttccaatgaaaaaaaaaaaaccaccgAAAACCTCTAATTATCAATGAACCATTTACTAACTGATCATTATCAAGGGACTATACATATATTAAGCACTACATTACTGTTGTTTCTCTTCAATGTAATCCATGATTTCAGCAGAAGTGACTAGGTAAATTTCCCACTAATTATCGTCCTTTTGGCTGTTGGCATCACATAtagttattatataaatttaaagatGGGAGATACCAATTAACAGTCAAAATCTATGTAATACAACTTGTTAATGTATTGAATTAAGCACGATTACAAAGCCgaaaaatgcataaaaatgacCAAGGAGTATTATATgcaacaagaaattaagaaacttAAGCTGCTACTAAGAAGTATATATTAGTATTAATGCAGCAAGCAATCAGTTGAAGAATGCAAGTGAAGAAACTAATAGGAAGAACAAACTGATTTACCTGTAACCAAAACCAGCCTGTCTAAGCTCTTCCTCAGAGACAGCAGATAAACGTTCCAATGAAGGGAACTCATGAAAGTCAAACCCACCAACACTGCCCAAATGAGTACCCAAAGAGGAAATGAAATCCACCATTTTAGTAATCCTCCCGATATTATTATTAGAAGAACAAAGGAACTGAACCAAGCACTCAACCGGGTCCTGCCTCAAAACCCGAGCACCCTTCAAACACTTGGCTAGCTCGGCAAATCTGGAGTCATTCTCAGAGAAAACCTCCCAGAGCTTAGCCAAGGAAATGCCCACGTTGAGGAAATCGAGGAGGGCCAGCTTGGCAGCCGATTCGGAAGGGGTGAAGTGGATGAAGTAAGAAACGTCGCCGTTTTGGAGGTGCTTGAGGGATAGCAAATGGGGTCCGATGGTGCCGGTGTACTGAAGCGGGCCTGTTTGTTTCCAGCGGAAGGTTTGGCCGGTGGGGAAAGTGAGGGGAAGGGAGAGTTCGGTCTGGGAGAGGTTGAGTGGCACCCATTTGGGGTGGGATTTAGGCTTCTTGGAGGAGATTGGTGGGGTATTGGGGTGGAGGGATTTAACTGGCGGCGGCGGCGGAGTTGTGTGTTTGGTGGAGGCGGGGGAGAGCGGTGGTGGCGTAGGTGGTCTTGGTCTTTTCATTGCTAGGGGAGGTTTCAGTGAGTGCATTTGCTTCCTTTCCCCTTCCCAGTTATTCCCTCTCGGCTCAACGATCAAAAACAGGAAAATCGACCCTTTAATGGGATTAAATTtcagggtttttttttctttctaatttaatctatttaaaaCAAAAGGTCAAATACATCTATTAGTCCCTCTATTCTGCATAAGTTACCGGtgtagtttttatattttaatttgatttattttttgaattgatcatacttttcgaatttaaaaaatttacttatcCTAGTATTTTTCGCGCCGTTCCTCTCTTCTTCTACAGTTtgcttcttcttcctctttcttCTTTCATAAACTTTTTAGATCGTTAAATGCATGGTAATTGTCCATCATAGTTTAAATGAAACTTGGTGAATAATGAGATTCAGCTCTAATCACTCGTCGTCATCATCCTCAGATATGAGCAAAAAGCACAAAAAAATAGTCTTAGTTTTAGTGGCACTTGGTTCCTTAAGTTCCGGCGAAACGGGTAGAATTAGCCGAAATATAGCAAAATGATCCGTATTGAATAAAATTTGAACCGGAATGAAATTTATAAGTGTCTGTCTAGGTTTCTTACCAGAACGGATTACTCTAATCGGTACGGATGATACCGGTACGAAATTGACTTATGTGCTTGCAAGTGTTTAGTGGTtttttttttaggattttattcAAGTTACGAAATGGTAAAAACGACTTCATTCACCGTGAGCAGAGATTAAGCCCAATGTTCCGGTTTGATATTCCAAATTACCTGAAAATATCatgtcataatttaaaataaatttatattatttaattaaggtGACGTGAGTTCAAGCATATTTTAATATAGTTTTCTCCAATTTAAAGATTGGAGGAGGTTATGGATAGCATTagtcattatataaaaaaattaaatttagtttatagaattaaaggtaaattataaatttagtcacttaaaattacttttttttacgttatataaaatattattatttatttagtacgATTCTTCTCGCGAAATGTGTTTTAAGAGAAAGATAATATGCAACTTTAAGTTATCAATtacatatttttatgaaaatggcaaattaattcgatttttttttgacaCAAATATTCAACTAAGACTAAAGCAACAAAAATTTTTCTGCCAAAGAGGTTTGTGCTTCAACAAAGATAAATTATTTGATTCGAGTTTTCCTGAAAATTAACTTGATGAAATCTCATGCTCTTCATATTAGAAAAGAAATAATCTATCAAGCCTAGATTGATTTTCGATAATAAGTTAGATTGTGGGATCGATTGCCTGTCTCGAAGAAATTTGACGGTATGAGCTTTAGAAATTTGCACTGTTTTAACTTCGATAACAAGTGGCTAACACCCTTTCTTGTTCAACTTCGAATATCTTAAAGTTTGAGATATTGATTTAGGATTATTTGTTGCTTGCATCCTACTTTAGtgatttattttccttttagGTGAGCGAAGTTGCCAATCAAGCGACACATAATTTAGCAAGAGCGGCCTTATTTTATGCTACTTTTGTTGAGTGaaataccataaaattttcttaagggttgaaattaaattataatctttgcgatagtaaaaatgtaatttcaacattttattagcctatatttttataatttttaaaggattaaatcaaaattttatgatttttagggggcaaagtacaattttacttttactaatttaaaattttaaaagatttaaaggacttaaatgaaaaattttctattttagggagaTCGACGCCCTTACTAGCCCCCCTAGCTACGCCCCTGGTGAAATACTATCCTCGAGTGTTTTCATTATGCTTTTAAGTTTGATGCTTGTAGTATCTTTACCACTGATATAAGGGAACTTAAGTTTAAGTGTATGGGATAAACCTCTTGGGTTTgagaatcaaattaatataatatgtagGTATTGtgaactaaatgtgttattataccagtaccaaaatagaataaattgaaatattagtgcctaaattaaaaattttaaaaaattaggtcACAAGAACAAAAGCACATATAATTGAATAACCAAAAAACGAATGCCTAATTGACTATCCATACGTATAGGTTACactaaaaatatttatctatCTCACTATAAAACCATTTTTACATTTTTCGACAATAGACACAGGTTAAAACTACCGGTGACATTGAAacctgcaaaaagaaaaaaaaagcttctaaacatcttcatcatctCTATCTTGATACTTTCTAATACAGCTTAAGTAATCAAAGCTGATTTCAGAGATAAAAAAATAGCTACTCCGGAAACGGGATGTCAGCCAAATCCTGTCAGTAAGGAGCAACGTCAACTTGGAAGGAGATGTCGGGTTTGGCAAGCCCACTTTCCATTCGGCTTTGCACTGCTGGGTCAACATTCTTTTCGGGTTCGATATATGTCACGACTGTATCTTTTCGGAAGGTTAGATAGATGACTGCCAAAACATAGATCGCCATTAGAGGAAACACAACGATTCCTATAAACACATTCTCCACTTTTGGCAAATTATTGTGAATCAACCAATCTACGAAGGCCGTCGTCAGGTAATAGACGTTGATGCCTATGATTCCAATTCCTAAAATCCATGAAACCACAATGATCTGCAAGCACCCATCAAAGTACAAAGCAACGTTTTAGACCTTGGAACTTCAAGTTCATCCCACATGGTCTAATGCGCCACGTCAATATTTTATGTAATAGTATTAGTTCATTAAAAACACTGGTTGAGCTAACTACTTACAATTATGGAGTTCTTATATGGTCCCATCTTGGTTGAGCTGCTACTGAATTTAAGTAGTGGGATTAAAGCAAATGGTAGCTCAAATGAAAGGATCATCTGTAAAATCAATCATCAAAACTACAATTAATTTACCTCAAATAAATCAAAGAATCGTGATGGTGTTTTTATAGAGATCAAAATCATAAAAGAATTATTGTAATATCAATAAATCAATGTTGGATATTTTCTTACGGATGCAATGATGATTAGTCGACCGGCCCCTTGAGATCCACCGATGATGGACACAATAAGACTAGGTGTAATGGCAATACACCTAGTCATCAAATTCCTCACCCATTTCTTCATTTTAAGATTCAAAAAACCCTGACATAAATGAAAATCAATATATTAACGAAGACTACTTAATAACTACTAATTAAGGTGatcataaatataaattttttgtttgagcAAAACCTGCATGATAAATTGTCCTGCATAAGTGCCTGTAATGGTAGAGCTTTGCCCTGAGGCAAGAAGTGCAATGGCATAAAGGGTTGAGCTTGATTTTCCCAACACATTCTGCAATAGCCAAAAATAATAGATTTTGGGATTGTTAATTGGGAATATTGTTAGCCTTCAAACttgatatatatttttggtttatGTTAATGAATATTATGAGGTAGTAAATTGGGacctgaagaagaaaagaagcagAGTTGAGGTTGAGATCGTTGCAACGATGGTGGTCATCGCTAGAGAGATTATTGATGGAGCAAACGGCGCCTGAAACTGAGACAACCGCCACGTTGATCAAAAACGCCACCAACAAGGCAAAGCCGCTCTCTATCAGGAAATATCTACAGGCATCCTAATGATCACAATGAAAACAACGTACGCCAAATAATTAGTGGTTAGCACATTAAGGGAAAGAAAACGAATAGGTCATAACTAAATTAAGCATTGCAATTACTTTATTGTTGTTTAATTTTGCGTATTTGGACTTACGTTAACGCCAAGAACGGAGTTGGGTACTTTTCTGGAGAGCACCAGCGCTGAATGGAGAAACAAATTGTGCCTGTTCACATTATTTTGCAGTTAAACAACTCCCAcaatattaaacttattttttttatcaatcttATTATAGTTTTTGatcatatatattctttttgACAGAATGCCTAAAACTACCAATAATTCCTATCCAACCCATAAATAGTAGGATAATACGTTTTAGTGCATGCACTCAAACCTACGTCCTCCAACATTAGCAACAATGCCCatgtcaatcgagctaagactcaatcggcaatattaatttcttttttgtgAATTACAAGATGAGAGCAAAATCCTAACAACAATGCAGACTTAGGGCTTTTGAAAAgttcttttgaaaagtttggtttaagatttaagtaTTCAGTATTGTTGTTAAAAAATGTTTctgagaaataaaatgtttattttagacatagtgttataaagtaaaaaataaatatttaaataatatttaaattaattaatattatgatattttggtAAGAACATATAAAATAACTTATTATAATTTgttcttaatattttaatatatgaaaaataaattttaaacattttttaagcaattaatcAGAGAATTATTGTTATAAGAGAATTATTATTAGAATTTAATTATTGGATAATTATTGGTTACCCAATATCTTAATCCAAAATTTAGGAAGTTATTTAGCAATAACTATTCTCTTATTATTACGTGACAACATTTATAATTTCCTATAAAAAATAGATtacaaaatcattttattaaccTTGACATCAAAGTGTTACTGTGTAGGTGTTTAAAGTAAGGCGATGTTtggagaaacaaaaataaaaataatcattgcTTACGGCATAACGAGGGCACCCAAGAGGGCAATGGCATCAGCAGTGGCACCTTGGCCGGCAAGCTTAGGCACAAACATGCCCTTAATCACACCAGATGCTGGGGGCTTTACGTAACTCATTTCCCCAAAGAAACATCCAGCCATTACAAACACCAGCACTGCTATCAGCATTTCCAGCTTCCTGACCTTTTTTTCATtaacacaaaatatatataacGACAGCATTTTCATTTGAAAATAACTTAATAATCACAGCAATGGGCAACTGCAAGTTGTATGAAAATGTgaagttaaaaatataaaaatatcataaaatatctGCAGCAAGGCTTATCAAGATAATCTAAAGTAATCATATGCTTATCCATTTTGATCATATAGTCATCAAGGTATAAAATATACATATCAATATACTTAGTTTATTTCCAtgaaacaaataatataatttgaCTTTATATTATAGTGAGAAtagcttaaaataataaaataccccATATCTTTGCAAGCCAAGGAGGAAGAGAGTGCTTAAACCAGTGCAAAGAACTCCAACCCACACTGGGATGTTAAACAGTATATTTAGTGCAAAGGCTGTCCCAATAACTGCAACAAATATATACAACTAAATGCATGAAAACACACCTTGGACATTCATTATGATTTA
The sequence above is drawn from the Gossypium hirsutum isolate 1008001.06 chromosome A05, Gossypium_hirsutum_v2.1, whole genome shotgun sequence genome and encodes:
- the LOC121229513 gene encoding N-glycosylase/DNA lyase OGG1 yields the protein MHSLKPPLAMKRPRPPTPPPLSPASTKHTTPPPPPVKSLHPNTPPISSKKPKSHPKWVPLNLSQTELSLPLTFPTGQTFRWKQTGPLQYTGTIGPHLLSLKHLQNGDVSYFIHFTPSESAAKLALLDFLNVGISLAKLWEVFSENDSRFAELAKCLKGARVLRQDPVECLVQFLCSSNNNIGRITKMVDFISSLGTHLGSVGGFDFHEFPSLERLSAVSEEELRQAGFGYRAKYITGTVDVLQSKPDGGAQWLLSLRKLDLQEAIDALCTLPGVGPKVAACIALFSLDQHHAIPVDTHVWQIATKYLLPELAGARLTPKLCSRVAEAFVSKYGEYAGWAQTLLFIADLPSQKALLPSHFWDIKEKKSAKIEDSNSCNIDGNYS
- the LOC107940551 gene encoding metal transporter Nramp5 — translated: MRNLQQQQQESEVAVPESWDVGRNNCITAINVQGTTPLSFPNLHHHHDIDHPINHEKPGWKKFLSFVGPGFLVSLAYLDPGNLETDLQAGANHGYELLWVVLIGLVFALIIQSLAANLGVSTGKHLSELCKAEYPKLIKYCLWLLAEIAVIAADIPEVIGTAFALNILFNIPVWVGVLCTGLSTLFLLGLQRYGVRKLEMLIAVLVFVMAGCFFGEMSYVKPPASGVIKGMFVPKLAGQGATADAIALLGALVMPHNLFLHSALVLSRKVPNSVLGVNDACRYFLIESGFALLVAFLINVAVVSVSGAVCSINNLSSDDHHRCNDLNLNSASFLLQNVLGKSSSTLYAIALLASGQSSTITGTYAGQFIMQGFLNLKMKKWVRNLMTRCIAITPSLIVSIIGGSQGAGRLIIIASMILSFELPFALIPLLKFSSSSTKMGPYKNSIIIIVVSWILGIGIIGINVYYLTTAFVDWLIHNNLPKVENVFIGIVVFPLMAIYVLAVIYLTFRKDTVVTYIEPEKNVDPAVQSRMESGLAKPDISFQVDVAPY